From a single Arachis hypogaea cultivar Tifrunner chromosome 3, arahy.Tifrunner.gnm2.J5K5, whole genome shotgun sequence genomic region:
- the LOC112774490 gene encoding transcription factor bHLH162-like, which translates to MGRNRTRGAGGLRDLSKPPQLMVHEMGSYLQIVMTCGLDSQFIFSEIIRILNEENIDVKSVKSSLVENSMHHVVHAEISQFLLQLGATKVSERLKRFVNEPTSEIELQSDHQLLDFEIDTDELAELLDFLEEK; encoded by the exons ATGGGAAGAAACAGGACACGTGGCGCTGGCGGCCTTCGTGATCTCTCGAAACCGCCACAGCTAATGGTTCATGAAATGGGTTCATATCTTCAAATTGTAATGACATGTGGATTAGATTCCCAGTTCATATTCTCTGAAATCATTCGTATTCTGAATGAAGAGAACATTGATGTCAAGAGTGTCAAATCCTCACTCGtcgaaaattccatgcaccatgttGTTCATGCAGAG ATTTCACAATTTTTGCTTCAGTTGGGTGCAACTAAAGTAAGTGAGAGATTGAAAAGGTTTGTGAATGAACCAACCAGTGAAATTGAATTACAATCTGATCATCAGTTATTGGATTTTGAGATTGATACTGATGAATTAGCGGAGCTTCTAGATTTTTTAGAAGAGAAATGA